The Triplophysa rosa linkage group LG15, Trosa_1v2, whole genome shotgun sequence genomic sequence CAACAGAAAGTGACTGACTGCAGTGAGGGAGCGAGGGAGACTGAAACAGCGCTGCTCTCACTCCGCCCACCGACACTGAATGCGATGGTCAACTCGTGGcacaaaatacatataaaaatcccttttcgctgttttttaaataaaccctTGGTTAATTTTTGTATCCATATAATGTGGTAGACTTTAGTATTTTTTTAGAGCCAACTGTAAGAAATTGTAGTCTAGATTGTAGTGTGctatagtaaaaaatactttgctaatgtatactacagtattctgtagtattaactgCATTGAAttggtaaactgtagtaaacctTTTCGACAATTAActgtggttttattatagtaaaatatAGTAGTTATGTTTTTGGTCGATTCGTTActacacaaataacacatttgTAGTTACCgtggtttaactatagtaaacatttttaattgtagtaaaaccacggttaattttcgtaagggaataCTCTAGTActgtatactttattatttactatggtttaaaaaacacttgaattttaatacattttcttatCTAAATTTGACCactttttactatagtaaagtatAGTAAAGTATTTTATTATGTGGGAAGGTTGCATGTACACCTGCAACATTGTTTAATTTTTACATACAAtaagtacattttatttaacactcCGTTTATtcgtttattattataattgttgttattattattattatttgttagaTTAAATTGTTTCAGGAACATTataattacatatatttttgtatttaattccaTTTCATAAAAACCACGCACGCACGTCCACATTAGAACTACAATTGCCCCGGTCTCGAATCTACTTCCGGTTGTCCATGACTTTAGTCTCCGCGGGgaaacacacacaggcacatgtCATGTTAGGGAAATTTCACTCAGTGTGGCGATGTCTTTGGTTTCTTCCATAATGGTATGTATGTAAgggtatgtatatgtatatttcCACAGTTGTTATGACTTTTGTTCGTTAGTTTGCCTGTTAATACAGACTAGCATGATTTGTTGCTGTATTTAATGTGAATGCGATAGTTTTGCCAATGTCCCTCACAAAGTTACCATGGTATCCTTACAGCGCTCGAATTTTGCTAGTTATTGTTGCTACtgtaaaactataataacctttgAGCTAATTGAATAGGATCTCCTACCATTTTAATGTTACTACAGGTACTCAAAAGTGTGTGCTAttgttattaatattgtttattgctattacagttgtattttttattgttttaaacaacaaCTATAGTATGTAATGTCAAATAACCACAGTATAATTATGCTAACAAGAATTATATAACATATGGTATGGACtgtggttaccatggtaacaTCATATCATTTTGTGATATCAGCATCCACTGTTCCATGTGACATTTTTGTAACATCAGTTGTTTGCATGTATTGTAGTTTTTTGCTTTAATGGCCTGGGACAGAAGAAACGAAGCGAAAAGACGTAGTATCCGAAGGTTTTATGACGCCAGGGGTCTTGTCAGACTAATCTGGTCACCCTTGAGTGCCGCCTCCCTCTGGCCAATAGGATTAAAGTGACAGGGAAGAGGCTTTACCTATTCTTAGAGTATGTGATGGCAATCCTCACACAGTGAAGCAAAGAGTTGCACAGTCTTTCTTTCTGCCAGTTTTAACATTTTCACTTTATTTGCTGTATGACCAGGAACATAATTTTAACTTCCGCTGAAGAAACTGACCCAAGCATGGAGCTCGGAAAAGCCAAGCTTCTGAGAACAGGACTGAACACCCTCCACCAAGCCATTCACCCGGTGCACGGAATAGCCTGGACGGACGGTAAACAAGTTTGTCTCATGGCGGTGTATGCTGTTGACGGTGAGCCCACGTTTGGTGACACAAATGTCATCGGACAGTTCGAACACGTCTTGGGACTCTTCTGGGGGCCGCTGTGCTGCTCCGGGTCCCCGGCCCTGCTCGCCGTCCAGCATAAAAAACACGTTACCGTGTGGCAACTTCAGCTAAGCGCCTTGGAACAGAACAAACTACTATGCACGCAGACCTGCGAGATGAGCGAGCCCTTCCCGCTGCTGTCCCAGGGATGCGTCTGGCATCCCAAAATGGACATCTTAGCTGTTCTGACCAAGCGGGACGCCTCTGTTCTGTTTTCCGTGCGGGTCGATAATCGCCGTGTGAAGGCCGACATCAAGGGCAGCGGTTTGATCCACTGTGCGTGTTGGACTAAGGATGGAACCCGATTGGTTGTTGCCATCGGCAGTGCGCTGCACTCATACATTTGGAATGATATTCAAAAAAGCCTGGTGGCTTGTTCCTTCTGCCCCATTTTTGATATAGGCGGGTACATCTGTGCCATCGGGTCCACCGGCGAGACCCAAGTTGCCGTAGCGACCGAACTGCCTCTTGATAAAATCTGCGGGCTCAACGCGGGCATCGCCTTTGACTTGCCAAACGAGTCCGAGCCGGAGTCATCACGGCCAGCTCCCGTTCTCACGGTGGACGCTGACTACAATTTGGACTCTAGAAGGAGGTCGTGTGATTCAGAGCGCTCTGGACACGCCTCTTCATTCGGACCCATGGATCTAACTCACATTCTCGCCAAACACAGAAAGTCAGACCCGAGCCCGCTCATTCACCTGAGGCGGCGGGATCACCTGACCGGATCCGGCCAGGACTCGTCCCATCTGATTTTGGTGACATATGAACGCAAGGTCACCACCACGAGGAAAGTCAGCATCCCCGGCATCTTGGTTCCCGACATCATCGCCTTCGATCCGAGCGGCAGCACCGTGGCAGTGGCCTCGAACACTTGCAACATGATTCTGGTTTATTGCATCACAGATTCCTCCATGCCCAATGTCCAACAGATTGAACTCCAAAAGAACGAGAGGCCCAAAGGGGTGTGCTTTTTCACCAGCAACATGTTGCTCTTTATGATTGGCCGCCAAAAGTCCAATGATCCTGCTTTCCTCCCCTCCTCCAACACGGACAAGTACATCTTGAGACTAGTGGCGAAAGAGCTGGTATTCGACGAGGACTCTGCCACGCCTGTAGTTCTAAAACCAGAGTCACCGAGCCAACATCACGGGATTAGAAGGCATTCTGAGAACATCTCCAAAGACGAGCGTTTATCAATTAAGGATCTAATTCTTCCAGGTGGTTTGGCCGTCGTTTCTCCCACCAGTAGAAGGAAATTCATCGAGGAGGTACGCAACTTAGAGCTCAGTCCCGTGGCCAGCTTGGCGGACTTCTTGGACAGAGCTACGTCTAGCTCCTCTTCGGTCACTCTGGAAAGCTACGACATGGATCACATCAACCGCATGACCATGCTGGCTATAGGCGGCCAGGCCAGCCGCGATTCGAGTCGACCGTGTTCGCCCAGGTACGAGACCTCGGAGAAGATGTACTCCGACGTCACTCCACCCAAGAACAGCTGTCAGTCTAAAGAGAAGAACCTGGAGCAGCTCACGCAGAACATGGAGAGGATCTTCAGCCGCTTCGCTGATGTTCAGCAGTGCCTCTCTGAAATCAAAGACTTCACGCAAAATGGCAAGAAGATGGCATGAAGTTATCCATCTGCTTATGAGCCGCAGTATGTGCACATCACATGTCAGGTATGAAATGAGTCCGTATAATCACACTTTATTCAGGGTAAACTTAACCATTGAAAACCACATGCACAGcgcaaattataataaaaaaatgtgttattttgtatgttattgcagttatttttgttgtatgtttattGTATGTTGCAGAGCTCTCGCAATCTCCAATGATACTGTAAACAAATGATgcataaaatgatatttaaattACACATGTATTAGGCAttctgtttatgtttataaCACTATAacttttataaaatgaaaatcaattttaaatgtatatacaccagtgaaaaaaaattaagagaccattccaaattttcatttaatcagcatttctagatgtattgtggtcattccagttcggtgtctgttgaatttgaacaaaatcaaacctcaggagtgacatgaagtcatcacaaaaaatatttttttaacttttcctaaatacatgtccaaatattactgttgtattgcttaaaagtgaatatgaacttgttttctttgcagtatttgaagtatcttttattttgacctgtttctccagtttttattttctgcaaataaatgcaaacagaaacaatatttttattggaaatttgggagaaatattgttggtAGTTCACAGAACTAAACTCattttttacctaaacacatcggaaaaattgattttgaaatggtctctaattttttttaaattcttctTTCAATTTCTTTCATGTTCAATGATGTGTACCAgagtttaaagtccccgtgaaccggaagtttccGAGTGAAAacgaatttcaaaggagaaaattagtgggcgtggcttgtgtttttcactgcgaattgattggatgtgtaacagctgttgcattgattttcaaatgaaactgacagttgaaggggaggagttaacggatgctccgcccaagccgtctaatttacgtcatttgagatggatagtcatttcaggggggaagtgcattttcagattttaactgaagattatgagggtatgtgaattttaaaaagaaaatgacccacattgataaactatttactataatcgctgcaatatttcatgaaaaataagaatagtcatttttaatttcactggtaCTTTAAGACTCACTTAAACTAACTTGTTTAATAGTAGATTAtttgttcggtcagttgaatAAAGGTAGGTTTATTTCCATCATTATATTAATCAAACACTTTGTccaatgtaaatgtagttttatGCAATGTGCAAAAAAGCTACATGAATTGAAAGTAACCCTTATGAAATCTGTATCTATGATTGgtgtttaaaatgtatgaatgacaGTCATATTGTGAATGTGTCTCTTCCTCCAGAAACAGTTGTCAGAGAATGTTTATACGGACGAGAGAAGGCACGTGCTGCTGTGTGGAGGAAAAATCAGCCTGCAGGTGGTACAGGAGCTCTTCGGTCTGACGGTTGTGGAGATGATGCACGGTATGTCTGGAAGAACGCGTCTCCATTACAGTTACATTCTTTATTAAACACAGAGAGAACTTCCACCATCTCCGTCACtgattgtactgtatatgcttTGACTGTTTCATCAGGGTTAAGTAATGCAGAAATGTATCATTTCATATCATTGCATCAATAAACTGATGTCTTGCATGGAAATTTGGAAAAGAGTGTACACAAGTAATGTGTCTATCTGAGGTGAAGTTTTAAATTACAACAGTCAGGTTTACTCAAACATGTCTTTGCCAAAATCGTTTACAACAGATGGGATCTATTCCTTTTCAAGGGCGTGTAAAGCATCGACTGCGTTTTTCTTTGTTGACGACAGATTGTTCGTGTCTTTGGCTTCGTTTAATTATCAATGACCAAAATAGGAAACTATTATTAGCTGCCATAGGATTTGAAGGGTTTTAGTGTTAATCAGCTTACAGCCTTTTGTTGCATACATCTCTGCAGCTGATTTATACCCGTACCACTGTGACATTTAAGGGGtaatatgacacggctaaaacaaatattatcgtttgttttagatgtaatgcaatgcgtATACACGCTATAAGGTTCAAACACGCTgaattttccacataccgtgcatgtttgtatctcctctttgtcccgcctctctgaaacgcgcagattttttacaaagctcatggctctgaaaagcgaggtgtgctatgattggccagttaaccagtgcgttgtgattggtcgaatactgcaagcgtgtgacggaaatttaatgcctcttaccatatttggaacatcaggttccaaagcaattgtactgacaggtacgccaaccttacttgcgtatacatttgggcggtcttggtCAACTCAttccacgaactgacgtagatttgtgggggtgtggttacacaaggtgtttcaggcaggtctgggtgagcattcgcttttagatagaacgcatcttttgttccgacacttaaatttttgcaattttacgtgtctaatacatgcatgggcaaaaacacgtgttcgcgccatatgacccctttaacactcGATGCTCAATTCACAGTGCATTTTTATAGTAGAATGTATGATGCAGAATTCTCTCATGGCTGACTTTGTTCTCGTCACAGGTCACATGTGGCTTGTCCTGGTGGCTGATGCAGATGGTTTTGTCCCGCTAATGTTTAAACACAAGGACGAGCTCACGATCAGAAGCGCAAAGAGGAAATCTCCTGTAAGACCCCCTAGTGGTGCAGATGAATTACCCACCGAAAGTCCACAATCTCCAAGTGCAGAGAAATGACAACTCGTCTGAACCAGCGGGATACTGATGACTCAGGGAAAATCTGTTGCTGACATATTCGTAACTTTGATCTTCTGCTGGATGTTAGCTTAAGACTGAAATATGACAGCTGTGCTATTGTATCTGGAAAGCAAGGGCAGTTTTTCAGAAGAAATACTTGAGTGCCTGCTTCATTATTTTGCTGAAAATAGTTTCAGACTTATTCCGTATTATACAGACTACAAAATGAAGAGAACTTGGAATGTgctaataaaaaatgatagtgACTGtattcttttgcttgttattatTAACTtgattttaaaactttaaagggatagaagAACTGCAAAATATCagctttttaacatttttgctAGTGCATTTTGCGCATTCATGGAAATATTCTTGTGTGGTGATGTTAATGAAGTGTTAACACAGATGCATACTACATAAATTCAACATTATACAATTAATAATCATACAATTGCAATTAATATATACAAATCcttttattatgatttttctttcataaaaaagaattattaaaaaaatatgctgaAGCTAGGTGAACCAgcacaattttttattaaacctGGAATCAAGTCattgaataatattttaattattaatacaaTTTACTTTTACAATATGTCTTTGTTCAGGAAAgcttgatatacagtataatgacaTATAGTCCATGTGTATAAATTAAGAGTAACAGTAAAATTGCATATGTAGCTATAAATTCATGTAAAAATACAGAAACGgactgaaaaaaaagaaagaaactcaaaTGTTTACAGTCCAACATATAATAGCTCTCTTACAGTGTAATGTACACTAACACAACTCATCCCAGCGGTGAGCTGGGATATCTGGATCTGCTGTCTGAAGACGTCAAGCGCCGTTCAGATCGACCCTGAGAGATTTGCAACTGATGCTCTGCtttctgaaaaagaaaaaatcatacacagaatttacagtaaaataagaataaatataaaaactacTATAAAAAAGATCTTTATACACTTTGCTTGTGCAGCACAATAAAATTTGGTGATCAACATTTTCCTGCATTCTGAATCTCTGTATAAAAACCTTTCAATGCATGAATCCTAAAGCCATCTGTGATGTACGCACCTGAGCTCCTCTAGGGCGACTTTGTTTCGTAACCTGACGTCTTCACTAATGGGGTAGGCCACCAGGATCATGAGGCCTGTTGTGATGCAGACCACCGGGGCGGCACCGATGAGCAGTTTCAGTGTGTACACCACTGGAGGGGGCTGTCTGCACGCTCCTGTGTCATAACCAGCAAACCTGCAACCATTGACAAAATACACTATACATTGCACTATGGACACATGCAAGAGcatcatttttcatatttagtAAATGGGTGGGTTTTCCACAGTTTAGGAGAATTCCACAAACGATTGAATCCACATCCCTTACAAAAATTACCCACTGTTTAATTTGAGAAAATGAGTACAGTAAAGCCTGTTTTTTGGGCAGATTGGTTGCCATTTGTAATCAtaattttactacaaatactatGGTTTAACcttggttactgtagtaaatatgATAAATTCGCGGTTAATATTGTTTAACATAGTACCCATTAGtttattggttttatttgtagttaaCCATAATTACTTTTCATAAGGGATGCTCTTCATTTAAATTGGCTTGAAGCTTCTGGATGCAAGGCAGAAAAAGTAtttgctttaaaatatattattttcattttataaaccctgtaatttttcagattttttgttattgtttacagatttttcacgtagaaaaaaataataccgtgcacaattttttattaaacctGGAATCAAGTCattgaataatattttaattattaatacaaTTTACTTTTACAATATATTTTCGTTCAGGAAAGCTTGATACAGTGTATAATGACATATAGTCCATGTGTATAAATTAGAGTAACCGTAAAATTGCATATGTGGCTATAAGTTCATGTAAAAATACAGAAACggactgaaaaaaataaattttcagattttttctgttatagtttacagatttttcacgtagaaaaaaatactgtcaatatttttgaaatacagtcagaaacataaaattactggaaaagacagcaaattacaagaaaaatggggaaaacgagTAACATCCCGTCTACACCGGATGCATACACGTAATTTTtcaaggaaaataaatattttacagtttatttctggcgccagAAAATtttgtacagtttatttttgaaatacagtcaaaaactgtaaaattacagaaaaagacagcacatttacaagaaagGAAAggaatttattatatatacttatatcctgtaattttataggaaaaaaatattattttacggtatatttcctTCAATCCAGCTGAcaggaaatatatatttttttacagtttgtatCTTATTGATTCAGATTTCATCGAGTCAGATTCATAATCTGCAATCAATAATGTAAAAagcatttgaagagtttattcgcaataacataaaaatgtccaaaaatcatgtttttattatgttttatttattatgtgtgttttttgagttaTAACTGCAGTtcgattgatattacttggaatgcacaataaaaaaactagattttttgcttcatttattgttttttgcttcccctaaaatgaaaaaaatatacacCCATGTCTGTTAGAATTGATTATttcactgtaaataaataaaatgttttctcaCTGTAAACAGAGCGTGGACACTCCGAGAGAAATCCCAGCAGCAAACTTGGTGAAGAAAGCATACAGAGAGTAGAAGATTGCCTCGTGTCCCTTTGAATTTCGGTTCACCAGTCTGAAATCATCCACCACATCTGGCAACATTGACCTGGACATCAGAAAACATGACACGTCCATCATTCAACAAATCCTGTTAAACACAGACTTCAGTACATAAATAAAAAGCTCTGCAGTTCTAAATTGGGACTTTACCAATTAACCAGAGAGTATCTTTAAAAGCCATGAAACCTGTTATTTGAAAAATGCTGGcttattaaaggcggggtgtccgatttctctgagctgttgttgatgttcaaatcaccaaaacagacacacccctacccccatctttcactTTCGTTAGCgttcggctcggctaatgtccgtcctgtgcactgacCACCttgctgctgattggctacaaggttgttttggcactcggcccgactttgtctaaacaagcgtaattc encodes the following:
- the wdcp gene encoding WD repeat and coiled-coil-containing protein; this encodes MTRNIILTSAEETDPSMELGKAKLLRTGLNTLHQAIHPVHGIAWTDGKQVCLMAVYAVDGEPTFGDTNVIGQFEHVLGLFWGPLCCSGSPALLAVQHKKHVTVWQLQLSALEQNKLLCTQTCEMSEPFPLLSQGCVWHPKMDILAVLTKRDASVLFSVRVDNRRVKADIKGSGLIHCACWTKDGTRLVVAIGSALHSYIWNDIQKSLVACSFCPIFDIGGYICAIGSTGETQVAVATELPLDKICGLNAGIAFDLPNESEPESSRPAPVLTVDADYNLDSRRRSCDSERSGHASSFGPMDLTHILAKHRKSDPSPLIHLRRRDHLTGSGQDSSHLILVTYERKVTTTRKVSIPGILVPDIIAFDPSGSTVAVASNTCNMILVYCITDSSMPNVQQIELQKNERPKGVCFFTSNMLLFMIGRQKSNDPAFLPSSNTDKYILRLVAKELVFDEDSATPVVLKPESPSQHHGIRRHSENISKDERLSIKDLILPGGLAVVSPTSRRKFIEEVRNLELSPVASLADFLDRATSSSSSVTLESYDMDHINRMTMLAIGGQASRDSSRPCSPRYETSEKMYSDVTPPKNSCQSKEKNLEQLTQNMERIFSRFADVQQCLSEIKDFTQNGKKMA